The Hypomesus transpacificus isolate Combined female chromosome 3, fHypTra1, whole genome shotgun sequence genome has a window encoding:
- the dtd2 gene encoding D-aminoacyl-tRNA deacylase 2 translates to MTEESGAAAHARTVLQQCIHARLQVKAADEESGAEWVEINRGMVIYICFYKGATVDIIPKMVSTLLNLRLCEADSGKYTSVLELPGSVLVVPQATLGGKAKGRGMQYHNNIRKEEGLRLYSDFVCQCEKELDSARGRRAEEGAGAETTVKHGTYGNRQVLKLDTNGPYTHLMEF, encoded by the exons ATGACAGAAGAGTCAGGTGCTGCTGCACATGCAAGAACGGTCCTTCAGCAGTGTATTCACGCTAGGCTGCAGGTGAAAGCGGCGGATGAGGAGTCCGGAGCTGAATGGGTGGAG ATTAACAGGGGGATGGTGATATACATCTGCTTTTACAAGGGAGCCACTGTGGATATCATCCCCAAAATGG tgtccACCCTGCTGAACCTGAGACTGTGTGAGGCAGACTCTGGGAAGTACACGTCCGTGCTGGAGCTACCTGGGAGTGTGCTGGTGGTTCCGCAGGCCACCCTGGGGGGCAAGGCCAAGGGCAGGGGCATGCAGTACCACAACAACATCAGAAAAGAGGAGGGACTTAGGCTCTATTCAGACTTTGTCTGTCAGTGTGAGAAGGAGCTGGACTCGGCTCGAGGACgcagggcggaggagggggccgGGGCTGAGACGACAGTCAAGCATGGGACTTATGGGAACCGACAGGTGTTAAAGCTGGATACGAATGGACCGTACACACACTTAATGGAGTTCTGA
- the LOC124466377 gene encoding uncharacterized protein LOC124466377 isoform X1 codes for MEEKWEAIYSLLSGGSYPSGYTKAQRQTIRRSSLNFALKDGVLFRKSHGGLCKVLRTEAAIREALTQYHDNNEHAGQKRMLKSLNRMYYWGGMCPAINTWIKNCETCKNKPVYNNFSVGNSFHCIAYGCGSSSVHQNDGTTFHRFPRDDPETMDLWVALAQRDRWSIGSNVYLCSKHFTDVCFESSEEGLVLKPDAVPTIAVALPLKEEPLFRESETDDHSVEFGSLEELISASNDTLKREEHQYALPPPETNRLSFRKGRADGSGTFDKEPLFARYDAMEHYLSTGRYFKISKAVKGSIRRQSKGFILTGGVLMNNQRPALRRVVRSREEVVNILKQFHNDRGHKGMSYSYASMSKQYFWGTMTRDLADWIANCDQCCVDRESRKHMCSVYKCNNYSGPVERGLGITFHPFPIHKPHLLDCWVKAMGRPSWFPRPRSVVCSGHFTEDCFDRSGDTVVLKLDAVPSMFLYQQPVQQSPSISKKVLAMGLNEFSQGTTSDQAFFAKYDVVDRYIRENIYPSGLSSVEKNTIRRFCKKFIIKDGLLHIMIKSRVLKVLRSQEDVNQALAEFHDELNHLNLKKCMRLLTERFFWGTMEVDVARWIENCSECSEALMELEQHQEPSTGVPQLTESWQNNTDLASISPHSAATGIVCEDDIADGAEDCAEISASTKKALVKPKRRPRPASGVLQPVEPEDIVIDVIPYSPIRSTTVSVSAHDTWCCIEDCDELSPSMKKALVEPHQHQEAGVGIPSYSPESSASVNAGEEDGGRGVHDRDKGGGKLQPVPTNAVRQMVLFSQQQNKVVLVRDSDLEPIQLSQLQPQVQILPQSQPQPQVQAQPATPTSSQPQPLKTQTWPQTRYQTRNQTRTQVQGIGSEQVANGNAKLNLKASTPPPQSSALSQASPPMSTVRHRTVMSPKVPSARSVPKVLSARSVLSSPKAPPSNKSTTTACNQAVGLQARTVIQQCSQALLKISPVIDGAEAKWVQIQDGMVVYVCFFKGATEEIIPKMVETLLETKLFRKSNGQMVSVLKLPGSVLLIPQDTLTGNSIFMNRVMYPDVAQHRWGAQLYSQLVTGCEKAMNDKLSPNSGVGVKHGTYGNKQEILINSQEPATLLLEF; via the exons ATGGAAGAAAAGTGGGAAGCAATATATAGTCTTCTGTCAGGGGGGTCGTACCCATCAGGGTATACCAAGGCCCAAAGGCAGACCATTCGTAGATCTTCACTCAACTTCGCCCTAAAGG ATGGTGTGTTGTTTCGAAAATCGCATGGTGGTCTCTGCAAGGTCTTGAGGACTGAGGCGGCGATACGAGAGGCCCTGACGCAGTACCATGACAACAACGAGCATGCGGGCCAGAAAAGAATGCTCAAGTCCCTCAACAGGATGTACTATTGGGGTGGCATGTGTCCTGCCATCAATACATGGATCAAGAACTGTGAGACGTGCAAGAACAAACCAGTCTACAACAACTTCTCCGTGGGAAATAGTTTTCACTGCATCGCTTATGGCTGTGGGAGCAGCAGCGTTCACCAGAACGATGGCACCACCTTTCACAG GTTCCCCAGAGACGACCCAGAAACGATGGATCTGTGGGTGGCTTTGgcccagagagacaggtggTCCATCGGATCAAATGTCTACCTTTGCTCAAAACACTTCACAGATGTCTGTTTTGAGAGTTCGGAGGAAGGGCTGGTTCTTAAACCTGACGCTGTACCTACTATAGCAGTGGCTCTGCCTCTCAAAGAA GAGCCGCTATTTCGTGAGTCGGAGACCGATGACCACTCTGTGGAGTTTGGAAGCCTGGAAGAGCTCATCTCTGCAAGCAACGACACTTTGAAACGCGAGGAACACCAGTATGCACTGCCTCCTCCTGAGACCAACAGGCTGTCCTTCAGGAAGGGGAGGGCTGATGGGTCTGGCACTTTCGATAAAGAGCCACTATTCGCCAGGTATGACGCAATGGAGCACTACCTGAGTACTGGCCGATACTTCAAGATATCCAAAGCAGTAAAGGGCTCCATCAGAAGGCAGTCTAAAGGGTTTATTCTCACAG GTGGCGTGCTGATGAACAACCAGAGGCCAGCACTGAGAAGGGTAGTGCGTAGCCGCGAGGAGGTCGTCAACATTCTGAAACAGTTCCATAACGACCGGGGTCACAAAGGGATGAGTTACAGCTATGCGTCCATGAGCAAGCAGTACTTCTGGGGCACCATGACCCGTGACTTGGCTGACTGGATTGCCAATTGTGACCAATGCTGTGTGGACAGAGAGTCTAGGAAGCACATGTGCAGCGTGTACAAGTGTAACAACTACAGTGGGCCCgtagagagaggactggggatAACCTTTCACCC GTTCCCCATCCACAAACCCCACTTGCTGGACTGCTGGGTCAAGGCTATGGGCCGACCCAGCTGGTTCCCCCGGCCCAGGTCTGTGGTCTGCTCTGGACACTTCACAGAGGACTGCTTTGACCGGAGCGGAGACACTGTAGTTCTGAAACTAGATGCTGTCCCCAGCATGTTCTTGTACCAGCAACCTGTG CAACAGTCTCCCAGCATCTCCAAAAAGGTGCTCGCTATGGGACTTAATGAATTCTCCCAGGGCACTACAAGCGATCAGGCCTTCTTTGCCAAGTACGATGTTGTGGACAGATACATAAGGGAGAATATCTACCCTTCCGGACTCAGCTCTGTAGAGAAGAACACCATCAGACGCTTTTGCAAGAAGTTTATCATCAAAG ACGGTCTGCTACATATCATGATCAAGAGTCGGGTGCTTAAGGTTCTGCGCAGCCAGGAGGATGTAAATCAGGCTCTAGCAGAGTTCCACGATGAGCTCAACCACCTGAACTTGAAGAAATGCATGAGGCTGCTCACGGAACGCTTCTTCTGGGGAACCATGGAAGTTGACGTGGCCCGCTGGATTGAGAATTGTAGTGAGTGTAGTGAGGCTCTCATGGAACTAGAACAACATCAAGAACCATCTACTGGAGTTCCACAACTGACCGAGTCCTGGCAGAACAATACTGATTTGGCATCCATCAG TCCACATAGTGCAGCGACTGGAATCGTTTGTGAAGATGATATTGCTGACGGGGCAGAGGACTGTGCGGAGATATCTGCTTCTACAAAGAAGGCCCTCGTGAAACCAAAGCGGCGTCCAAGACCTGCTTCTGGAGTTCTACAACCAGTAGAACCGGAGGACATCGTAATTGATGTGATACCTTACAG TCCCATCCGCTCAACAACGGTAAGCGTTTCTGCACATGATACTTGGTGCTGCATAGAGGACTGTGATGAGTTATCTCCTTCTATGAAGAAGGCCCTCGTGGAACCACATCAGCATCAAGAAGCTGGTGTTGGAATTCCATCGTACAG TCCTGAGAGTTCAGCATCTGTGAACGCTGGCGAGGAGGACGGTGGCCGTGGTGTGCACGATCGTGACAAAGGTGGAGGAAAGCTGCAGCCAGTTCCCACAAACGCAGTGAGACAGATGGTTCTGTTCTCCCAGCAGCAGAACAAGGTGGTGCTGGTCCGAGATTCGGACCTAGAACCAATACAG CTGTCCCAGCTTCAACCTCAGGTCCAGATcctgccccagtcccagcctcaaCCTCAGGTCCAGGCTCAGCCTGCTACACCCACTTCCTCCCAGCCACAGCCTCTCAAGACCCAGACCTGGCCCCAGACCCGGTACCAGACCAGGAACCAGACCAGGACCCAGGTCCAGGGGATAGGTTCTGAACAGGTGGCTAACGGCAATGCCAAGCTGAACCTGAAAGCATCAACACCACCACCCCAATCTTCAGCCCTGTCGCAGGCATCGCCGCCTATGTCTACTGTAAGACACAGGACAGTTATGAG CCCCAAGGTGCCATCAGCCCGGTCGGTCCCCAAGGTGCTATCAGCCCGGTCTGTCTTGTCCAGCCCCAAAGCCCCACCCTCCAATAAGTCAACCACAACCGCCTGTAACCAAGCGGTTGGCCTGCAGGCCAGGACAGTCATCCAGCAGTGCAGTCAGGCACTCCTGAAGATCAGCCCAGTTATAGATGGAGCCGAGGCTAAGTGGGTGCAG ATCCAGGATGGCATGGTGGTCTATGTGTGTTTCTTCAAAGGAGCCACTGAAGAGATCATTCCAAAAATGG TGGAAACATTGTTGGAGACCAAGTTGTTCAGGAAGTCCAATGGCCAGATGGTCTCAGTTCTTAAACTCCCTGGTAGTGTCCTGCTCATTCCACAGGACACCCTGACAGGAAACAGCATCTTTATGAACAGGGTGATGTACCCAGATGTGGCTCAGCATAGGTGGGGGGCACAGCTCTACAGTCAGTTGGTGACCGGGTGCGAGAAAGCCATGAATGATAAGTTGAGCCCAAACTCTGGGGTGGGGGTCAAACATGGAACCTATGGCAACAAACAAGAGATCCTCATTAACTCTCAAGAACCAGCCACGCTCCTTTTGGAATTCTGA
- the LOC124466377 gene encoding uncharacterized protein LOC124466377 isoform X2: protein MGLALSIKSHYSPGGVLMNNQRPALRRVVRSREEVVNILKQFHNDRGHKGMSYSYASMSKQYFWGTMTRDLADWIANCDQCCVDRESRKHMCSVYKCNNYSGPVERGLGITFHPFPIHKPHLLDCWVKAMGRPSWFPRPRSVVCSGHFTEDCFDRSGDTVVLKLDAVPSMFLYQQPVQQSPSISKKVLAMGLNEFSQGTTSDQAFFAKYDVVDRYIRENIYPSGLSSVEKNTIRRFCKKFIIKDGLLHIMIKSRVLKVLRSQEDVNQALAEFHDELNHLNLKKCMRLLTERFFWGTMEVDVARWIENCSECSEALMELEQHQEPSTGVPQLTESWQNNTDLASISPHSAATGIVCEDDIADGAEDCAEISASTKKALVKPKRRPRPASGVLQPVEPEDIVIDVIPYSPIRSTTVSVSAHDTWCCIEDCDELSPSMKKALVEPHQHQEAGVGIPSYSPESSASVNAGEEDGGRGVHDRDKGGGKLQPVPTNAVRQMVLFSQQQNKVVLVRDSDLEPIQLSQLQPQVQILPQSQPQPQVQAQPATPTSSQPQPLKTQTWPQTRYQTRNQTRTQVQGIGSEQVANGNAKLNLKASTPPPQSSALSQASPPMSTVRHRTVMSPKVPSARSVPKVLSARSVLSSPKAPPSNKSTTTACNQAVGLQARTVIQQCSQALLKISPVIDGAEAKWVQIQDGMVVYVCFFKGATEEIIPKMVETLLETKLFRKSNGQMVSVLKLPGSVLLIPQDTLTGNSIFMNRVMYPDVAQHRWGAQLYSQLVTGCEKAMNDKLSPNSGVGVKHGTYGNKQEILINSQEPATLLLEF from the exons ATGGGTCTGGCACTTTCGATAAAGAGCCACTATTCGCCAG GTGGCGTGCTGATGAACAACCAGAGGCCAGCACTGAGAAGGGTAGTGCGTAGCCGCGAGGAGGTCGTCAACATTCTGAAACAGTTCCATAACGACCGGGGTCACAAAGGGATGAGTTACAGCTATGCGTCCATGAGCAAGCAGTACTTCTGGGGCACCATGACCCGTGACTTGGCTGACTGGATTGCCAATTGTGACCAATGCTGTGTGGACAGAGAGTCTAGGAAGCACATGTGCAGCGTGTACAAGTGTAACAACTACAGTGGGCCCgtagagagaggactggggatAACCTTTCACCC GTTCCCCATCCACAAACCCCACTTGCTGGACTGCTGGGTCAAGGCTATGGGCCGACCCAGCTGGTTCCCCCGGCCCAGGTCTGTGGTCTGCTCTGGACACTTCACAGAGGACTGCTTTGACCGGAGCGGAGACACTGTAGTTCTGAAACTAGATGCTGTCCCCAGCATGTTCTTGTACCAGCAACCTGTG CAACAGTCTCCCAGCATCTCCAAAAAGGTGCTCGCTATGGGACTTAATGAATTCTCCCAGGGCACTACAAGCGATCAGGCCTTCTTTGCCAAGTACGATGTTGTGGACAGATACATAAGGGAGAATATCTACCCTTCCGGACTCAGCTCTGTAGAGAAGAACACCATCAGACGCTTTTGCAAGAAGTTTATCATCAAAG ACGGTCTGCTACATATCATGATCAAGAGTCGGGTGCTTAAGGTTCTGCGCAGCCAGGAGGATGTAAATCAGGCTCTAGCAGAGTTCCACGATGAGCTCAACCACCTGAACTTGAAGAAATGCATGAGGCTGCTCACGGAACGCTTCTTCTGGGGAACCATGGAAGTTGACGTGGCCCGCTGGATTGAGAATTGTAGTGAGTGTAGTGAGGCTCTCATGGAACTAGAACAACATCAAGAACCATCTACTGGAGTTCCACAACTGACCGAGTCCTGGCAGAACAATACTGATTTGGCATCCATCAG TCCACATAGTGCAGCGACTGGAATCGTTTGTGAAGATGATATTGCTGACGGGGCAGAGGACTGTGCGGAGATATCTGCTTCTACAAAGAAGGCCCTCGTGAAACCAAAGCGGCGTCCAAGACCTGCTTCTGGAGTTCTACAACCAGTAGAACCGGAGGACATCGTAATTGATGTGATACCTTACAG TCCCATCCGCTCAACAACGGTAAGCGTTTCTGCACATGATACTTGGTGCTGCATAGAGGACTGTGATGAGTTATCTCCTTCTATGAAGAAGGCCCTCGTGGAACCACATCAGCATCAAGAAGCTGGTGTTGGAATTCCATCGTACAG TCCTGAGAGTTCAGCATCTGTGAACGCTGGCGAGGAGGACGGTGGCCGTGGTGTGCACGATCGTGACAAAGGTGGAGGAAAGCTGCAGCCAGTTCCCACAAACGCAGTGAGACAGATGGTTCTGTTCTCCCAGCAGCAGAACAAGGTGGTGCTGGTCCGAGATTCGGACCTAGAACCAATACAG CTGTCCCAGCTTCAACCTCAGGTCCAGATcctgccccagtcccagcctcaaCCTCAGGTCCAGGCTCAGCCTGCTACACCCACTTCCTCCCAGCCACAGCCTCTCAAGACCCAGACCTGGCCCCAGACCCGGTACCAGACCAGGAACCAGACCAGGACCCAGGTCCAGGGGATAGGTTCTGAACAGGTGGCTAACGGCAATGCCAAGCTGAACCTGAAAGCATCAACACCACCACCCCAATCTTCAGCCCTGTCGCAGGCATCGCCGCCTATGTCTACTGTAAGACACAGGACAGTTATGAG CCCCAAGGTGCCATCAGCCCGGTCGGTCCCCAAGGTGCTATCAGCCCGGTCTGTCTTGTCCAGCCCCAAAGCCCCACCCTCCAATAAGTCAACCACAACCGCCTGTAACCAAGCGGTTGGCCTGCAGGCCAGGACAGTCATCCAGCAGTGCAGTCAGGCACTCCTGAAGATCAGCCCAGTTATAGATGGAGCCGAGGCTAAGTGGGTGCAG ATCCAGGATGGCATGGTGGTCTATGTGTGTTTCTTCAAAGGAGCCACTGAAGAGATCATTCCAAAAATGG TGGAAACATTGTTGGAGACCAAGTTGTTCAGGAAGTCCAATGGCCAGATGGTCTCAGTTCTTAAACTCCCTGGTAGTGTCCTGCTCATTCCACAGGACACCCTGACAGGAAACAGCATCTTTATGAACAGGGTGATGTACCCAGATGTGGCTCAGCATAGGTGGGGGGCACAGCTCTACAGTCAGTTGGTGACCGGGTGCGAGAAAGCCATGAATGATAAGTTGAGCCCAAACTCTGGGGTGGGGGTCAAACATGGAACCTATGGCAACAAACAAGAGATCCTCATTAACTCTCAAGAACCAGCCACGCTCCTTTTGGAATTCTGA
- the LOC124488803 gene encoding uncharacterized abhydrolase domain-containing protein DDB_G0269086-like, producing MAVSQAHLWILVILIFPKSNWGLLSDFKICGDSECERLMSRVQATRNHKGQDCRFLNFKKGDDIFVYHKLTGKRDDLWAGSIDKQFGYFPKDAVKVDEMFTVTEEVIATKDHDFFCIDAYGSLIEIDVSKSNEEEERIVSETLITATSDEAQTASENVLVPKGSSDNAERDSSTEQAERETEITDSEQASVPSHEKGTGTSETSQAGVPSGISEDTREPSPSEPPGGSSWIGSPVTDWLGFSGGEDGAGGIGVVDGVGEQPKEFFRKRKLSIDLEENHLQVETKTTVFGWLGEGLTSTLGLGGAAPEPAVSGSETEIKEEKPTQSSSWLDMGINVLGFGQSNEDKERGPVDEDMKKNHDPSGTAGSREPSSVQPSQPHSTEGEDQIGLQARQALEETLTDSQVRQDKDENWYGSIYNNIASLYGNTPEVDNEPEATIRETADHESIEREAAEREAGEIKGVKQDDTEKEAAEREAAKREAAEKKAAESVAVEREAAEREAAEREAAKQKAAERDAADREAAERDVVEKEAAVREATKKEAVVREAAEHEATEREAAEKKAAEREASEREAPERETTEKEAVEREAAEREAAEMEAAETEATKRKVTEREAAEREAAERETTERKAAEREAAEREATEREAVKREAAEKEAAKQEAAEREAAEREAAKREAAEREAAEKEAAEREATKREAAEREAAEKEAAERKAAEREAKKRLQNKRLQKERLRNERLLKGRLEKERLQKERQQKESQQKGRLQKERP from the exons ATGGCTGTTTCTCAGGCGCACCTTTGGATTTTAGTTATATTAATTTTTCCCAAATCAAACTGGGGATTGTTATCTGACTTTAAGATTTGTGGTGATTCTGAATGTGAAC gCTTGATGAGCCGCGTGCAGGCAACAAGAAACCACAAAGGACAGGATTGCAGGTTCCTCAACTTCAAAAAAGGAGATGACATATTTGTTTACCACAAACTCACAGGGAAGAGAGATGACCTGTGGGCAGGGAGT ATTGATAAACAGTTTGGGTACTTTCCAAAGGATGCAGTTAAAGTTGATGAAATGTTCACAGTCACAGAGGAAGTAATAGCCACAAAG GATCACGACTTCTTCTGCATAGACGCGTATGGCAGTTTGATTGAGATAGACGTCAGCAAGTCAAACGAAGAAGAGGAGCGTATTGTTTCAGAGACTTTAATAACAGCCACCAGTGATGAGGCTCAGACTGCATCAGAGAATGTGTTGGTGCCCAAAGGCTCATCAGACAAcgctgagagagacagcagtaCTGAGCAGGCAGAGAGGGAAACTGAAATCACCGACAGTGAGCAAGCCTCCGTCCCCAGTCATGAGAAGGGCACAGGGACCAGTGAGACCAGCCAGGCTGGAGTACCATCAGGTATCTCTGAAGATACACGTGAACCTTCCCCCAGCGAACCACCAGGTGGGTCCTCTTGGATTGGCTCCCCGGTCACAGACTGGCTGGGGTTTAGTGGTGGGGAAGATGGAGCAGGAGGTATAGGAGTAGTAGATGGAGTAGGAGAACAGCCCAAAGAGTTCTTCAGGAAAAGGAAATTGTCCATAGATTTAGAGGAGAACCATCTGCAGGTGGAGACCAAGACCACGGTATTCggctggctgggggaggggttgaCCAGTACCCTAGGGTTGGGTGGAGCTGCCCCTGAACCGGCTGTATCAGGAAGTGAGACTGAGATCAAAGAAGAAAAACCCACACAGTCCAGCTCTTGGTTGGACATGGGCATCAATGTTCTAGGGTTCGGGCAGAGCAAtgaggataaagagagagggccaGTGGATGAAGACATGAAGAAGAATCACGATCCGTCTGGAACAGCAGGGTCAAGAGAGCCATCTAGTGTTCAACCTAGTCAGCCTCACAGCACTGAAGGGGAAGATCAGATAGGCCTACAGGCTCGTCAGGCCCTGGAAGAAACCTTAACTGACAGTCAGGTCAGGCAAGATAAAGATGAAAACTGGTACGGAAGCATCTATAACAACATTGCAAGTCTATATGGAAACACGCCTGAGGTCGATAATGAACCGGAGGCTACAATTAGGGAAACAGCAGATCATGAGTCCATAGAAAGAGAGGCCGCAGAAAGAGAAGCTGGAGAAATAAAGGGCGTCAAACAAGACGACACAGAAAAGGAGGCTGCTGAAAGAGAGGCCGCAAAACGAGAGGCGGCAGAAAAAAAGGCTGCAGAAAGTGTGGCCGTAGAGAGGGAGGCcgcagagagggaggctgcagagagggaggctgcaAAACAAAAGGCAGCAGAACGAGATGCTGCAGACAGAGAAGCTGCAGAGAGGGATGTTGTAGAGAAGGAGGCTGCAGTGAGAGAGGCTACAAAAAAAGAGGCTGTAGTCAGAGAAGCTGCAGAACATGAGGCCACAGAAAGGGAGGCTGCAGAAAAGAAggctgcagagagggaggcctcAGAAAGGGAGGCTCCAGAAAGAGAGACCACAGAAAAGGAGGCTGTAGAAAGGGAGGCTGCAGAAAGAGAGGCTGCAGAAATGGAGGCTGCAGAAACAGAGGCCACAAAAAGAAAGGTCACAGAAAGAGAGGCTGCAGAAAGAGAGGCCGCCGAAAGAGAGACCACAGAAAGAAAGGcggcagaaagagaggcagcagAAAGGGAGGCTACAGAAAGAGAGGCTGTGAAACGAGAGGCTGCAGAAAAAGAGGCTGCAAAACAAGAGGCTGCAGAAAGAGAGGCTGCAGAAAGGGAGGCCGCGAAACGAGAGGCTGCTGAAAGGGAGGCTGCAGAAAAAGAGGCTGCAGAAAGAGAGGCCACGAAACGAGAGGCTGCTGAAAGGGAGGCTGCAGAAAAAGAGGCTGCAGAAAGAAAGGCTGCAGAAAGAGAGGCT AAAAAGAGGCTGCAAAACAAGAGGCTGCAGAAAGAGAGGCTGCGAAACGAGAGGCTGCTGAAAGGGaggctggagaaagagaggctgcagaaagagaggcagcagAAAGAGAGTCAGCAGAAAGGGAGGCTACAGAAAGAGAGGCCGTGA
- the LOC124462924 gene encoding translation initiation factor IF-2-like gives MLQKGKLQKERPQKERPQNERLQKERPQNERLQKERPQNERLQKERPQNDKLQKERPQNYTLQKERPQNERLQKKKLQRERSQRGRPQEERLRNERLQKRRRQKEWPQKERQQKERPKNERLKKERPQNERLQKGRPQKERPQKQRQPKERPQKEKLQKERLQRRRLQNKRQQKRTL, from the coding sequence ATGTTGCAAAAAGGGAAGCTGCAGAAAGAGAGGCCGCAGAAAGAGAGGCCGCAAAACGAGAGGCTGCAGAAAGAGAGGCCGCAAAACGAGAGGCTGCAGAAAGAGAGGCCGCAAAACGAGAGGCTGCAGAAAGAGAGGCCGCAAAACGACAAGCTGCAGAAAGAGAGGCCGCAAAACTACACGCTGCAGAAAGAGAGGCCGCAAAACGAGAGGCTGCAGAAAAagaagctgcagagagagaggtcgcAGAGAGGGAGGCCGCAGGAAGAGAGGCTGCGAAACGAGAGGCTGCAGAAAAGGAGGCGGCAAAAAGAGTGGCcgcagaaagagaggcagcagAAAGAGAGGCCGAAAAACGAGAGGCTGAAGAAAGAGAGGCCGCAAAACGAGAGGCTGCAGAAAGGGAGGCCGCAAAAAGAGCGGCCGCAGAAACAGAGGCAGCCAAAAGAGAGGCCGCAAAAAGAGAAGTTGCAGAAAGAGAGGCTGCAGAGAAGGAGGCTACAAAACAAGAGGCAGCAGAAAAGGACGCTGTAG